From the genome of Nicotiana sylvestris chromosome 1, ASM39365v2, whole genome shotgun sequence:
GTTATCTGCCAGTTAACAGACAAAACCCTAAGAATAGAGTGTTAGCTTAGAATTATACCATGCCTAGATTCAGTGGTGAATGATTATTTGATGCTATGCGCTTCTTAAAATTATTGGTCCATAGTAACATGAGAAATATCATGATAGCATATAGTCAAAGGTTTCAGGCACATAACATGCTAATCAGCaaaatatgaaaataagaaaCTGCTGAAATAAGCTACTTTTGAGATTGAGAAACTTGGCAGAGTCCCTCAACCTCTTGATACTTATTAAGTCTCAGAACAACATCTCATGCTGAACTTACTACAAGTTACTGAATGATGCATCATCCACAGACATGGAGCACAGTACGTACTATAACTATTATGTTACAGGTCCCTCACAAATTTACCAAAGGAATAAAATTTTATCATTTACAGCTAAAACACCAACCTCTGCTCCATCTGTGCTGCTTTGTTCTTAGAAACGAAGTTTGTAAACCTGTCGTGGAGTCGTTCACTAGCCTGGTAAAGTCTTTAAGTTAGGAGCAGAAGTAACATATGACACTCACAAGCATCAAAGGAATAAGGAAATTCTTAAAACTTACATCAGCTATATGAGTATGCCGTAGCTCCAACCAAACAGGATCCTGATCTTCCAAAAGAACTTCCTTCTTCTCAGGTGGACCACCTGATTTGCTAGGAACCTGATGTGAGATACATTTCGATCAAATACCAGGAAAATCTTGATATAAGAGATCCAGAACATGCAGCAATGCGTACCTCATGTACGTATTTATTTCCATCCATATCAAGCAGGTCATGACACATGGCATCGTATGTCCATTCATGAATCACAGGAGCAATCTAAACAAGAAGATTTGTCGTTATAttaataataatgaaaaaagaCCGGGCTGACTGATATTTATCAACAAAATCATTTCAAAACCTGGTCAACAGATCTGTCCAGAATCAGTAATTCACATGTCTCCTTCTGCGGAAAATTAGGAATACTAGACCGATACATAGTGATATTGTTCCATATAGCTGTAGCGAGCTTTTCAGGAACTAATTCACGGAAATTTGTTGTTGATGCATCACGTCCCTTGGGAGCTCGATAACGCACAAAAGGAAATTCCTGGATGTAAAGACAGAGGTTTAGCCAAACTAAGTTGGTCACTGGGAACTGTAAGTGGAAGATATACAGAACTCGAAGACATATATGAAAATGCAACATCTTTTATACCTCCAAAGTTTCTTTACTTTACCTAAAGAGCAGTCACAACTGTACCAACTTTATCAACAAATTCTTTTTGACAGAATAATGGTAACATAAACTGATAAAAAGCTAGTACCAGTAGTCTTTTGGTTTGTACATTTTACATAAAACTTCAGATGAAAGAGCAAGTCACACATTTGTGAAGCTTAAAATTACCTTCAGTGAAGCAAAAACAGTGGCAATTCTTGTGGCCATTACATTCAAGCAAGCATCAGTACGCCGGGAATTTTGAGCACTTTCACCAAACAACTCTTCAAGTGCTCTTTCATGGTCAGTGACAAATCCCTGTGATAAAAGCTGACATATTAATAAAGTTGCAATCTACAAAATTCTTACATCAATCAACAGATCAACTACTCAATTCCAATTAGTTGGGGTCGGCTATGTGAATCTTCTATGTCCGTTTCTATCGATCCAGGTTCATTTCATATCTGCTGCATCATTTTTCACTCATCAAAATTGTAAAATTCTTCTAATGTCCCAGTTTAAAGACAGATATTGAACTAAATGCTCCAAGTAAGGCGAGAAATTGTTTGTCGAAATATTTGCCGAAGTACCTGGCTGTCTATTGGGAAGTACTCCAAATTCATCTGCATTGtgcaaaaaaggaaaagaaaaaaaatgaaaaagaagattCAGTCAAACTTGTGAAGATATCAATTACATGATGCGCGCAGTATTGTAGACAGAGACACATGATTATTACCTCTCCTAATGCACCTATACGGGGTATTACACTTGTGTCATTCTTGATGCGGGCAACCAGGTCCTTAGGTATTGGGGAACTGAAGTATACATATGCTCTGAAGAAAATAGGGAAATAATAGAAGTAAGATGACAAGAACCAGATGATTCACTTTCATTAAACCAAGTGCGGTGCACTAGATTTTCTAGAGAACGAGATCCTGTCACATACTTCCTGTATAAAGGTTCTCTTCCTGACATATCGGACAAGAACATGACAACGCtgcaaattcaaaatttaaaggTTAGTTCTCATTTTTTTAAGTGCTGCAGAAGGAAAAGGAACCCGATGTTTTGGACAAGAATCACTGAATTAACTGACCCGATGTTTCTAAATGCAAACCAGCTTTGCTCTTATCCAATAAAGGTTAATCAAGATATGAAATTCAAAATTATGACTGCACAGATGATGAGCAGAAAATTTTGGAAATGGGTACAATCATATGGTAATTTGAAGGTAAGGGTGAGGGGCAATGGAGGTGAAGAATAGAACATTAAAGATCATGTATGAAGGAAATACACAGTTCTCATGCTTTGTGTACAAAATCAAGCAGAGATGATTATGTAGAGAAGGGGTGTTGAAAAAAAGATCATACTTCTCCTTTGACGGCTGGATGAAGTATATAGCATCCATTGTTGGTAAAGGTTGCCTTCTTCTAAAAAGATCTTCCACCACTGTCATAATAAATACACATAATGAATCAGGAAATTTTCAAGAACTAACAACTAATGATTACATCGGGCTTTGGGACTCATTGCACCAGGGTTTGGTGACAAATTCAATAAGACTTATGTGACTGAACAGAACTAGAGATCACAGAGTCTTAACTTGTGTGGGGCCAAAAACATTTTATTTTCTCCATAGAAATTTATAAGCGGAAACATAACCTAATGAAACTAGTCAGCACTCACTTCTCATTGAAATATGCTCTTTATTCTTGGTTGTCGAAGGGGTTTGATAATTTTGTGAGGGTAGATTTGTCAACTAGAACTACAATGACGCAGACAAACTAAAAAATTCATTATATGCGAAGCTCACATGAAACTCCTTGGTCTGTGATATCAGCCATTTTGCATGTGGAAGACATTACTTTTACCGTTACTTTATCCATGATAAGAACCTGCATAAAAGCAGTTCAGCAGAGAATAAGTTCCAAAAAAGGGCAATTTCCCAACGCGCTCAAGTTTAAATCAACAGAACAGTCTTCCACAGAACATGTACCAAATAGCTATAGTTTAATGTTAAATAACAATCATGATATGAAAAGATATACGTTGAGCAGATACGTCAAAAAGATATAAATTGGCATCATCATATAATTAGATGTATACAAAGCACCATAGACATGAGAAGGAATTCAGTCAACCTAGCAACAAGGAAGTGAAGGTTGTGCATGGTGTTGAAAAGTCTTAGAGCATGACAGCAAAAGGCATAGTTTCAAGTGCAGCCTGTAACTCAAAATTTTACTGTCTCCAATTCAAATTGTTGTCACCAGAAACAAATAACAATGTTAGTTGATTCACTCAATCCTCCACTGAAGACATCATTCCTAAATCCCCTCTTCGATGCACTGTTTTGTATAGTATTTATTTGACAGTAGCAGGATGTTGCAACAACAGGGAAGCTCATTCGTTTGATCATACTTTTTTTGAATACCTCAACTTCTCCCCATATTAGTAATTGAAAATTATAAATATATTTAGACAATGTAATCTAGTTTAAAATTAACAACTGAAACGTGGGCAATAATACAATGATATTTCTGTATGAAAATTATTTTGAAGTATTGTGTTAACGATACGTCGTAGATTATCTAATGATTATTTTGTATTTGCTGTAAAATTTACAATGTGTATTGCCCCCGCTTTTTTATCTCTAAACAGTAAATCTATTTAGAAATGTCAATGGTTATTACAAAAGATACAGTAACAACAAGAACAATATACCCAGTGTACTCCCACAAGTGAGGTTTGGGAGGGTAGTgtatatgcagaccttacccctaccttgtggtAGAGAGGCTGTTTACAAAAGATAAAGTGGACTATCAATTCATCATTTTGGCACATATAGTTCATGTTGCATTCTGAGTGCAATAGAATGTATCCCGTACAGTCCTTCCCTCACCCTTTCCCTAGATTTTTGTTCCTAAAAGATGGAGAAGGGGTTCATTACTATAAATATCGGGAAGGCGAGGTTCTTAGCTTACAGTACAAGTGCCAAGCTATGCCATCTAAGCTAATAAGCAGTCTCCTTTCCTTAAGACGCATGCCCATGTTATTAGACAGTCAATCATGACTCTACATgctattttttattttacttcAAGTTCACACATTTAATGTCATATCTAGGAATGGCTTAAAAGAGTTTGAGACCAATATGAAGAAAAACACGTCTAAATATACTTGATGCTTAATCTTGATAAGAAGTAATGTAATAGCTTTGAAAGTCATCGGATACCATAAAAAGTATTTGTCAACAGACACAAATTGATCATGCACACTTTGACTATTGACATGCTCAACAGGAAACTTTGCTCCGATACATGATCAAGCAATTGTCAAATGACTCAGATGACAAGTTAGAGTATTCACGTCAAATTAATCAAGTTGTATTGGGTAAgataaattattacaaaccatgtATTTCAAAACTTGATAACATGGGTAAACAAGACATATTTTAGAAGTTTGTGTTGACAGCATAGCAAGCGAGTCTTGGCACAATGGTAGAGTTTCTCCTCTGATTCACAGTTCAAGCAGTGGAAACAACCTATTTGCAAAAATGTAAGGAGAAGGTTGCATACGGTATACACCACTCTCCCCCTAACCCCACTAGCTGGGAAGCACTTCATGCACAAGGTAAACCAAATTGAAGCTGGTAGGGCTCACAACACAACATAACAAAATAATAGCTTTCCCTAGACAAGAGATAAGATCTGCGAATAAGTATTTAAGACTATGAAATATAAAGAGAATATAATTGTTTCAAAGATAACAAATAAAATTTAACAAACTGATTTCATGTAACAAATCCCTCCTTTTAACATACCTTCCATGAAGATCTTGAATCTCCTGAACCTGAAGATCCAAGCATTTCATGTAATAGTCCTAGAACAAAAATACACCAACACGTCAGTGCATTAGTATAAAACCATTTAATGAAAGTGTAAAGCTCCATGCACACCCAAAGAGATCACGGGACAAAGAggaggagaaagttcaatgcaTCAGGAAGAATCAGTAATCTGGTGGTATCGACATAAGTCGATGCTGCAATAGAATTAGAAATCTTAGGCTACACTTCATTACTCCACATGACTTCTCTTCGTACATATTTCTTGTTGCCGGATTGAAAAGATGAGAGCAAAACGTTAGATGATTTCACTAGTTAATGTCTCCCGTTTGCATCTCTCTTCTTCCACTTTTCAATAGTCCAACTGCTTGGTGAACTCCACACTGCATTTATTAGAAGACTTGTACACCACATGGGTAAAATGGCTTTTATGGCCTAACTGATTTCATGAAGTGTTGCGTTGCTCGACATTAATTCTCTCTCCGCTACTCGTTGTGCATCAACGTTAAAGATTCAGCTTATTACATATTTAGGAAGGCAACCCAAAATCCACCAATAACTTAGTACAGTTGGTGAAGTTTCAAAGAGAGGGAAAAAAGTTGTGCAAGCCTCCACATACCCTTCcccctttttttaatttttttaaatttaaggCACTAAAGTATGAACCAAAAGGTTCAAAACTCATCAGCTCCTACTTAAAATCCAAGAAGTTATGGTCAAATCTGCACAAAGCATGTCTCTGAATATCCACCATGTTTCctttgttgggggggggggggggtaattagCATCTAAATTGCAATAGTTTTTTTAATACCAATGATTATAAGGTGTGACTCAAAAAATTTCTCATGGCAATTATACGACctaatagaaaaataaaaccatCACACTAAAGCAACTGATTTGTAAAAGGAACCAAAAGGCATCGCATCTAATATCTGTCATCAGGATTTTAACGGACGGAAAGTCTTTTATCAAAACTAGTTGGATTGCTAGTATGCTACGAacgcaaattctcaaaaaaaATTGAGCATTGATTTCACAAGTGTTGAGTAATAAGAAATTTGAAGTAAATGCGATATAATTGCTTACGATCACGGCTGACATGCTTGAAATTCCTATACTCTGTGCCATGAGAGGACGTTTCTGAATCTGAAAATGACATTATTCTCTATGCAAATTCTGTTCTACGAATTTTTACTGAATTTTTCGAACATGCAGAATGAAGGAATTGAATTCGAAGTTTTTCTGAGAGAGAGAGACGTAGATAGAAAGTGGAGGGAGAAAAATGTGGGAGAGTGCGTTTTTGAAGGGGAGACTCGAAAGAAAGAGTCGTTAAAACTTCGTGGGGAAGCACAAAGAACTCTAACGGTGGGTTTCTTTGTGCATTTCTCTTTCTAGTCCTTCAATTCTTTCTTGTTTCTACTTATTCCtcccttcttttccttttcttacaCAATAACTAATACTCCACGTGTTTCAATTTTGACGAAGTAGTTTGACTCGATTCAGAATTTAagagtaaaaaataatttttgaaatttgtgaTTTTAAAAATTCAAGGGAAAAAGTTTTATAGGGCCATGatatttatgtggttataaaaatttctcattaaaagtaaaataaagagTTGAGTTATTTTCAATTGTAgaaatattttattcttttttaaataGACTGATAAGGAAATTGTGTTATTTAAATTGAACGAAGGAAGTAttatttcattttcctttctcATTTTGCATGCCAAAATCTCCTTAGCCCTTATCCACTAGCGGCCAATTTGCATCCCAAAATGTTTTAAGTACTTTGCAAATCATTCATTTGTTGGGATGATAATGATTACTAACTTTTAAATTCCTtacaattaaaaattaaattttcgaTAATATTTTATTGGTGAGTAACAGTGAAACTGAGGATCTCAATTTACTTAAGTACGAAGTAATTGTTGGgtttttgttattaataacaaaagatGTCTGAATGGAAAACGGTGGGAAAAGAAATggagggaagtgaaattttgaattagttcATTTTACtgatgcactttgtccctcattggaagaaggaaagaaaatctttgtgtatatatatatatatatatatatatatatatatatatatatatatatatatatatatagaagctcatcttctagctcttaaagagttaagaagaagtgaTGTCTcgcgtcgtcgctcgctcggcttcggcttcggcattgtgaggggattaaattccttaaggaagcACAAAGAACTTGTGGGCTCAGAATTATTTCTGCTTTGTTTTTTAAACTAATGTTTGTTGATTTACTGTTTTTTGAATACAAACTGTttacaagcttaaggaatttaaattatgtattcattttactttctggTTTAGCAGACTAAAATCGTACTGATTTTCTACTCATGTTCTGGAGATTAAAATCTTCAGATTTTCTACTCCAGTTTGAGATTAAAGTCTTGGTGACTTTCTACTCAATCCGAGATATAAAAACTCGGTTGTTTGTATTCGgtttgaagatataaaaacttcaccgggatactaattttgttt
Proteins encoded in this window:
- the LOC104213338 gene encoding protein transport Sec1a, yielding MSFSDSETSSHGTEYRNFKHVSRDRLLHEMLGSSGSGDSRSSWKVLIMDKVTVKVMSSTCKMADITDQGVSLVEDLFRRRQPLPTMDAIYFIQPSKENVVMFLSDMSGREPLYRKAYVYFSSPIPKDLVARIKNDTSVIPRIGALGEMNLEYFPIDSQGFVTDHERALEELFGESAQNSRRTDACLNVMATRIATVFASLKEFPFVRYRAPKGRDASTTNFRELVPEKLATAIWNNITMYRSSIPNFPQKETCELLILDRSVDQIAPVIHEWTYDAMCHDLLDMDGNKYVHEVPSKSGGPPEKKEVLLEDQDPVWLELRHTHIADASERLHDRFTNFVSKNKAAQMEQRDGGELSTRDLQKMVQALPQYNEQKERLSIHVEIAGELNKVIKETGLRELGQLEQDLVFGDAGTKEMIHFLRTKQDTAGENKLRLMMIYASVYPEKFEGDKAAKLMQLAKLSPEDMKAVKNMRMLEGSEKRKASSGSFSLKFDSQKKGKAARQDRTGEEETWQLFRFYPVIEELVEKMCKGDLPKDDYQCMNSPQPATREVNGSSARNAPPKTAESTNPRSVRSRRTPNWARSRTSDDGYSSDSNLRSFSTDFKNMGQRIFVFIIGGATRSELRVCHKLTSKLRREVVLGTTSLDDPPQYITKLKLLSEKELSVDSLRI